In a single window of the Gossypium hirsutum isolate 1008001.06 chromosome D02, Gossypium_hirsutum_v2.1, whole genome shotgun sequence genome:
- the LOC107909001 gene encoding ferredoxin-thioredoxin reductase, variable chain: protein MSTSTATSGTCLIICSNGKSSLETKTSTMITLKSSSFPSRLTAVSIKVRTRVVSCQAVSTASVDKDEKDASISGSEEDPEAAKVGAKVRVKVPLKVYHVPRVPEVDLNGMEGVIKQFVGVWKGKRISANLPFKVEFVTEIEERGPVKFLAHLKEDELEFLD from the coding sequence ATGAGTACAAGTACGGCCACGTCCGGTACATGTTTGATCATATGCTccaatggaaaatcatctctcgAAACCAAAACCTCCACGATGATTACGTTGAAATCGTCGTCGTTTCCTTCCCGTTTAACCGCCGTTTCTATAAAGGTGAGGACGAGAGTTGTTTCCTGCCAAGCTGTCTCCACCGCTTCCGTCGACAAGGACGAGAAAGACGCGTCGATTTCGGGATCGGAGGAAGACCCAGAGGCGGCTAAAGTTGGGGCAAAGGTTAGGGTAAAAGTGCCTCTCAAAGTTTACCACGTGCCTCGCGTCCCTGAGGTGGATCTGAACGGCATGGAAGGAGTGATTAAACAATTCGTGGGGGTGTGGAAAGGGAAAAGGATTTCAGCTAATCTACCTTTCAAGGTGGAGTTCGTCACTGAGATTGAAGAGCGAGGACCTGTCAAGTTCTTAGCCCATCTTAAAGAGGATGAATTGGAATTCCTTGATTAA